The DNA segment ttgaacgggtagatgccagttggtcggaagccggatttgatggtttgcggcgttaacataacatcgaggcactgatcgacaaggagcggcacatgatgcagatcgaaagtgacaccaatgttggactttttccatgcatcatgcttcacggtcttcatgcctttaaatggtgcaaataccgcaacatctagcggctgcattttgtgcgtgcatttcggcggaaaagacagcaacgtgatgccatgatccaacgccaaatctatcgcctcgatcgataaatgcgaaccgtggttgtccagcagcaacatggttggcgaatcggcattagcaccggtgtgcttgatgaaatgacgcatgaattgaggaaatacgtcagagttcatgtaaccagaaccgttcgcaacaccaacagcgccatgactcgcatgagtcataaaaatcTCTTTCATGTTGACTCGGGGAAAGAGGAAGAATGGCGGTATAGACTGGCCACAGCAGTCAAAGCCAAAGACACATTGGTGCCTTTTTCGGCAGATGTTGATGAGCCGACCTGCTTTTGTCCTTTGCGCGCGATGGTTTTGACAGGTCTGGTTGGCACGGTCGGGCACCCGGTTTCATCCATGTTCCATATTCGGTGAGGTTCAAACGGCGTCTTACCGAGAACGGATGAAAGGTTGGCAAAGAATGCATCGACATTCTCTTTGTTGAATCGCTTCGCACGGCTCTGGCTTACTTGCTCTGGTGTTCgcagtgacaaatttttgtgACGTTTCATGAACGCCAACTGCCAATCCTTACTCGCCTGTTGATTGTCGTTCCATGGATCCGGATACGACGCGCCAACTTTCCGAGCAAATTCATACGCGAGCTTACGAAGCTCCATCAAACTAATTCCATAGTTGATGTCGCTGGCCTGGGGAATGTAGCTTATCAGCGCCTTCTCTTGTTCGATGTTgaagatctgaaataaaaaaaaaaatatttattattcgatgaaagaaaaaggaaagaaaccagcagaactcactgtttttgtgcccatcgtcgtgctttcagccagcaaattcttcattacatcggcattggcagtagtaacgtcgatgctcgcaccatcaaatgctgcaatataacgcatcaggttggtcgtcggaattttgtgtgccgtcacagattgtcgaacgctgttgtgatgtattttcaccgacttgatcgcctccaaaatgttgtcgaaatcaacaattttctcttgtttgggatagtaccgcggcataatgactaaaaaaatttttcggagcacgaaactatcaggaaatgttgaaaaactattgtgttgttgaaattctgcacgaaaaatcacttataatttttttttttattgagttataaaattataaagaaataaaaaatttttccaaaaattgtcaaatttcaaccgttaatatcttttaaacggttaggtttacgaaaaaatcataagagaccatattttagagcattcaatttcaaaaacctaattaacaagatatttttttcaagtagttggaaagatataaatttttctatctgataataagaaaaaatagaaaaccgttaaggaccttcccgttacaattaaaaactcatatttggagaggctttcttagaggtgtctaggaacctactTTTGCGAgtactaattgaaaaaaaaataaaaatttttttctgaatcaccctaataaacatatttacctggatgaatttattggaaaatgtgaaaaatatcaactgtacacagagtagaaaaaaactttcggagtgtctaatttctttttgttgtcgcagagaggttataacacgtgttcacagctcgagtgctatatagaaactgagcttagtatgagacgagccgatgacagttggttgcagctgtcaacctatactagggaaaaaaatatcgcgctgGCCCGGGATTCCCCTACGTATTTGAACCCACATTTCATAAACCTGTCTATGGACTGTTAAGATCTGCTCTCGTTTATTTGTAAACTTTATTTCTAGTTTGCACTACAAAAATCAGACAACTTGAAACCAAATAGGGTCTGACAGTTTCGCAGCTTattttgcacaatttcttcataatttggtATTTAATGGTTACCTATTTCACTTTCTAgaatagtcataactttgacaAAACCTGTATCTATCAATAACTGCGGTATATAAAGACCATCATTTATTCCCTCTTTAGACTTTTCCTTCAAAGTCTTCTATATTAAGCTTCGGAAATGTTCTATAAAATATCCTAAAATTCTTTGACAAAATGTTTTGGCATTCCTAATTTGATCACGTGTTAAATCACTGAgttcattttgagaaaataacttTGATGTAGATGTTTTACCCGCTTATTCACATCAATTGTTAGATTGTACCGATTCAATGCGAATTAATTTTGAAACGAAAGCGAAATTCCCATTGAGTAAAACAGGAActagaggtgatctagtgattgatgcccagagcatactaaaattaaggagagaacacttctcccgTCTGCTTAATGGCAGCGAGAACATAACACCAAGAGATTGTGAACCCGGTTCCCTAAATGATGGCGATTCATTGCacgaccaagaagaagttcgaatagcaattatctatctgaagaacaacaaagaggCAGGAactgatggattgccggccgagctattcaaatactgtggcgaagaactggtaaggagaatatggtcggacgaaatcaTGCCTCACAATTGGATTTTAAGTGTGTTTTgcccaattcataaaaaaggagaccccacaatctgagCCAACTGCCGTGAGACAAGCttcctcaatatcgcatataaggttctatcgaacatACTCGAGATTAAAACCCActgttaacaaactgattggaccttatcagtgtggctttagacctggaaaatcaacaactgaccacatattcaccatgcgccaaatacTCATGAAAAGGGAATCACCACACACCTATAACTATtcatcgattttaaagctgattttgaaggcacgaaaaagagctacctttatgccgcgatgtctgaatttggtattcccgcaaaactaatacggctgtgtaaactgacgttgagaaacaccaaaagctccggaATGATCGGGAAggtcctctccgagccgttctataccaaacgaggcgacttcctatcgtgcgacttctttaattaAGTTTAggataaaataattcgagctgcagaactaaatagaggaGTCACATTtctctataagagtgtacagctgctggcgtacgctgaTGGTATTGATTACTATTGACAGTCACTTCgaggtcgtagataatttcgtctatcctggaaccagtattaacacctgAGACAATGtctgcctcgaaatccaacacagaataataACTCTTGATAACAGGTGCTAGcaggactgagtaagcaattgagaagtaaagtcctctctcgacgaacaaagaccaaactctataagtcactcattattctcgccctgctatatggtatgtacgatgacaacatccgattgtcatcgttttgttttttcttagaTCATTCTTTCGATTTAGTTAagagtatataaaattaattaaatcaaattaatggggtcatgtgtagaagttcacgcaagtgaggaaagttctctgatcgccattcacttgggagtggccagaagcgattcttttacacatggctcaagaagctcacgacttccggtctttgaccaagtatcctctgggtagcctaagaacatccgttcgaaggagagctaaagtgagaaggcgaaacatcccctacatagggttgtgcgctgggtttgggacccgccacgtaaaaagctcaccccaatgaaaaaccaagagcagcctcggatgagagacccccattttgatgacgaccatggcaaacgaaataaggactacgaattaagggcatgcacctggaatgtccggtcccttaattgggaaggtgccgctgcccagctggtttatgtcctcgtaaaaacaaaggctgacatcaccgccgtccaagaaaagcgatggacgggacaaggacagagacgagtaggtccttgtgacatttactacagtggccatataaaggagcgcaagtttggtgttgaattcgtggtaggagagagaactccgtcgccgagtactatcattcactgcggtgaatgaacgtctagccacaatccgcatcaaagcgaggttcttcaacatatcgctgatctgcgcccacgccccgacgaaagagaaggacgatgtgaccaaagatgccttcttaTGAGTGCTtgagcgcgcttatgaaggcttgccccgccacgatgtcaaaatcgtgcttggcgactttaacgccagggtgggcaaagaaggtatatttggcactacggtcggtaaattcagcctccacgacgaaacatccccaaatgggttgaggctgattgacttcgccgggcccgaaatatggttatctgtagtactagattccagcataagaagattcatcaagctacctgcctgtctctggatcgaaaaactaccaaccagatcgatcatgttgtcatagacggaagacacgtctccagtgttttagatgtgcgtgcgctcagaggtcctaacatcgactcggactactattttgttgcagccaagattcgcacccgcctttgtgcagcaaaaacgcccgccaccaaacacaaggaaggttcgacgtcgagaagctgcaatcacaacagacagcagaacgattttctactcggcttgcactcctgctctctgagagcactcgtcaacaactcggtataagggaactgtggacggcatttcaaactccttacgtctgcaaccgaaaccattggttttcggaaagtgcaaaagaacagctggtacgacgaggagtgccgtgtcgcagcggagagaaaacaggctgcctacctcgcaacgttacgatcgaccactacacgtgcgggatgggatagataccgagagttgaagagggaagcgagacgcatttacaAACAGAAGAAGAAGGAGGCCGagatgcgtgagtacgaagagcttgataagctggccgacaggggtaatgctcgaaaattctacgaaaaaatgcggcggcttacagaaggtttcaagaccggagcatactcttgtagaaccccaaaggtgatctagtcaccgatagagcatacttaaattatggagggaacacttctccagcctgctgaatggcagtgaacgcacaacaccaggagaaggagaacccgattctccaatcgatgacgatggagcagacgtttcattacccgaccatgaagaagttcgaaaagcaatcgcccgcctgaagaacaacaaagcggcagggccgacggattgccggacaaggtattcaaacacggcggcgaagaactgataaggagcacgcatcagcttctttgtaaaatatggtcggacgaaagcttgcccaacgattggaatttaagtgggctatgcccaatccataaaaaaggtgaccccacaatctgcgccaactaccgtgggatgagccttctcaacatcgcatataaggttctaacgagcgtattgtgtgaaagattaaagcccaccgtcaacaaactgattgggccttatcagtgtggcttcagacctggaaaatcaacaaccgaccagatattcaccatgcgccaaatcttggaaaagacccgtgaaagaagaatcgacacacaccacctcttcgtcgatttcaaagctgctttcgacagcacgaaaaggagctgcctttatgccgcgatgtctgaatttggtatccccgcaaaactgatacggctgtgtacgctgacgttgagcaacaccaaaagctccgtcagaatcgggaaggacctctccgagccgttcgataccaaacgaggtttcagacaaggcgattccctatcgtgtgactttttcaacctgcttctggagaaaatagttcgagctgcagaacttaatagagaaggtaccatcttttataagagtgtacagct comes from the Bactrocera neohumeralis isolate Rockhampton chromosome 2, APGP_CSIRO_Bneo_wtdbg2-racon-allhic-juicebox.fasta_v2, whole genome shotgun sequence genome and includes:
- the LOC126751311 gene encoding uncharacterized protein LOC126751311 → MRYIAAFDGASIDVTTANADVMKNLLAESTTMGTKTIFNIEQEKALISYIPQASDINYGISLMELRKLAYEFARKVGASYPDPWNDNQQASKDWQLAFMKRHKNLSLRTPEQVSQSRAKRFNKENVDAFFANLSSVLGKTPFEPHRIWNMDETGCPTVPTRPVKTIARKGQKQVGSSTSAEKGTNVSLALTAVASLYRHSSSFPEST